From Nonomuraea helvata, a single genomic window includes:
- a CDS encoding alpha/beta hydrolase codes for MREHRPPTLIVWGPHDGYMPEGSARAYLRDLPDAELHLLDAGHWALETNLDEIVALTRDFLDRTLS; via the coding sequence CTGCGCGAGCACCGGCCGCCCACGCTGATCGTCTGGGGCCCGCACGACGGCTACATGCCGGAGGGGTCCGCCAGGGCCTACCTCCGCGACCTGCCTGACGCGGAGCTGCATCTGCTCGACGCCGGGCACTGGGCGCTCGAGACCAACCTCGACGAGATCGTCGCGCTCACCCGCGACTTCCTGGATCGCACCCTGTCCTGA
- a CDS encoding SDR family NAD(P)-dependent oxidoreductase, producing MDLGLNGRVVLVTGASGDIGRAIARAFAAEGALVAAGWHSNEERALALVDSINQAGGKAITVRTDQHDPGSAQEAARQVEQELGDVAVLVANAVAWPVAAPETWETLTGGLTANVAGTLALVDAVLPGMRSAGWGRLVLISSDVVDQPLPAGVAYPAAKSALEAAAKVLAVREARHGILTNVVRPGFTLTERALTWPQFGQEAVDAEGAKTPTGRICTPEDVASAVAYLGSAANGHANGEVLSVAGGRHLTR from the coding sequence ATGGATCTCGGACTCAACGGCAGGGTCGTGCTGGTCACCGGGGCGTCGGGCGACATCGGCCGCGCGATCGCCAGGGCGTTCGCGGCGGAGGGAGCGCTGGTCGCCGCCGGCTGGCACAGCAACGAGGAGCGGGCGCTCGCCCTCGTCGACTCGATCAACCAGGCGGGCGGGAAGGCGATCACCGTGCGGACCGACCAGCATGACCCCGGGTCGGCGCAGGAGGCGGCGCGCCAGGTCGAGCAGGAGCTCGGCGACGTGGCGGTCCTGGTGGCGAACGCGGTCGCCTGGCCGGTGGCGGCGCCGGAGACGTGGGAGACCCTGACCGGGGGACTCACCGCCAACGTGGCGGGGACGCTCGCACTGGTCGACGCCGTGCTCCCCGGCATGCGGAGCGCCGGATGGGGGCGGCTGGTGCTGATCTCGTCCGATGTGGTGGACCAGCCGCTGCCGGCGGGCGTGGCGTACCCCGCCGCCAAGAGCGCGCTGGAGGCGGCGGCGAAGGTGCTCGCCGTACGGGAGGCCCGGCACGGCATCCTCACCAACGTCGTACGGCCGGGCTTCACGCTGACGGAGAGGGCGCTGACCTGGCCCCAGTTCGGGCAGGAGGCCGTGGACGCCGAGGGGGCGAAGACGCCGACGGGGCGCATCTGCACGCCGGAGGACGTCGCCTCCGCGGTGGCCTATCTGGGTTCGGCCGCGAACGGGCACGCCAACGGCGAGGTGCTCTCGGTGGCGGGCGGGCGGCACCTGACGCGCTAG
- a CDS encoding alpha/beta fold hydrolase, whose translation MTQTRPVSVTHRTIDVDGVEIFYREAGPPDAPVLLLPHGYPCSSYEFRNLLPALGDRRRLVAPDLPGFGYSGTPGRDRFSGDDARMVPQGAGVPARAPAAHADRLGPARRLHAGGVRQGLPPRPA comes from the coding sequence ATGACGCAGACCAGACCGGTGTCGGTCACGCACCGGACCATCGACGTTGACGGGGTGGAGATCTTCTACCGGGAGGCCGGGCCGCCCGACGCGCCCGTCCTCCTGCTGCCGCACGGCTATCCCTGCTCCTCGTACGAATTCCGCAACCTCCTGCCCGCGCTCGGCGACCGTAGGCGGCTGGTGGCGCCCGACCTGCCGGGCTTCGGCTACAGCGGCACGCCCGGCCGCGACCGCTTCTCGGGCGACGACGCTCGAATGGTTCCCCAAGGAGCAGGCGTACCTGCGCGAGCACCGGCCGCCCACGCTGATCGTCTGGGGCCCGCACGACGGCTACATGCCGGAGGGGTCCGCCAGGGCCTACCTCCGCGACCTGCCTGA
- a CDS encoding MarR family transcriptional regulator, with the protein MDPSEVGRINRALNKMSKLYRVAKARKLAAIGLHPGQDVLLWLLTQEPDGMTVKELAARLSIEPPTATRTLARLEGGGWFRREPVPGDRRQVRILATEAGHALVPAIERAWAELAEEALGETGEEWREIALTVLEQANDRLRRIVGDDVLAEE; encoded by the coding sequence GTGGATCCAAGTGAAGTGGGGCGCATCAACCGGGCGCTGAACAAGATGAGCAAGCTCTACCGCGTCGCCAAGGCGCGCAAGCTCGCGGCGATCGGGCTGCACCCCGGGCAGGATGTGCTGCTGTGGCTCCTGACCCAGGAGCCGGACGGCATGACCGTCAAGGAGCTGGCGGCGCGGCTCTCGATCGAGCCGCCCACCGCGACCCGCACCCTGGCCCGGCTGGAGGGCGGCGGCTGGTTCCGGCGGGAGCCGGTGCCCGGCGACCGCCGCCAGGTGCGCATCCTGGCCACGGAGGCCGGCCACGCGCTGGTGCCCGCCATCGAACGCGCATGGGCGGAGCTGGCCGAGGAGGCCCTGGGCGAGACGGGCGAGGAGTGGCGCGAGATCGCGCTCACGGTGCTCGAGCAGGCCAACGACCGGCTCCGCCGTATCGTCGGCGACGACGTCCTGGCCGAGGAGTGA
- a CDS encoding MBL fold metallo-hydrolase, protein MRVRFVGSGDAFGSGGRFQTCVSVTSGDRALLVDCGATSLTALKSQAIDPQSVDAVVISHLHGDHFGGLPFLVLDGQFSRRAKPLHVFGPAGTGERLTQAMETLYPGSSRVTRRFDVEVRELPADGSPSDFHGLAIRAWQVVHECGAPPLAVRVEDDESAFAYSGDTEWTPALAEAARGASLFAVESYTYDRPIRYHLDYRTLRAHLDELRADRVVLTHMSPSMLARLADTDLPAAYDGMALDL, encoded by the coding sequence ATGCGGGTGCGCTTCGTCGGCAGTGGGGACGCGTTCGGCAGCGGCGGCAGGTTCCAGACGTGCGTCAGCGTCACGTCCGGCGACCGCGCGTTGCTGGTCGACTGCGGCGCCACCAGCCTGACGGCGCTGAAGTCCCAGGCCATTGATCCGCAGTCGGTCGACGCCGTGGTGATCTCCCACCTGCACGGCGACCACTTCGGCGGTCTGCCGTTCCTCGTGCTCGACGGCCAGTTCAGCAGGCGGGCCAAGCCGCTGCACGTGTTCGGGCCCGCGGGCACGGGCGAGCGGCTCACCCAGGCCATGGAGACGCTCTATCCCGGCTCCAGCCGGGTCACGCGGCGCTTCGACGTCGAGGTGCGCGAGCTGCCCGCGGACGGGTCGCCGTCGGACTTCCACGGGTTGGCGATCCGCGCGTGGCAGGTCGTTCACGAGTGCGGTGCGCCGCCGCTGGCCGTACGGGTGGAGGACGACGAGTCGGCCTTCGCCTACTCCGGCGACACCGAATGGACGCCGGCGCTCGCCGAGGCGGCCCGGGGGGCGAGCCTGTTCGCCGTCGAGTCCTACACCTATGACCGGCCGATCCGCTACCACCTCGACTACCGGACCTTGCGCGCGCATCTGGACGAATTGCGCGCCGACCGCGTGGTGCTGACGCACATGTCCCCGTCGATGCTGGCCAGGCTCGCCGACACGGACCTGCCCGCCGCGTACGACGGCATGGCCCTCGACCTGTGA
- a CDS encoding cytochrome P450, with the protein MSLEPLLTRAYDADPALVHERLRGRYGPVAPLDLLGVPVWFVLGYEEVLNVLQNKGGLWSKRVDRWRASAEGRIPADWPLLPVFQINNSAFSEGAAQRRFRAAWTQALAPFQDQSQPQAQLLERAIEQYADDLIGVLAEGGSTGFADLAAQYARPLPLMVANRMLGFTAERGEEVVMDIWRLVDAGPDAAAAFERLYAAMTELAATVRERPGDDLASYMMAANPDFTLDELARELLMLPGLLDFTASLVCNVVVEVVSNPDVRASLSVGAIDETVNRVALLNPPMANLTFRFPRADVKMGNYTIAAGDAVMLSVAGAHADPRFSGALDRQAIRSTRAHLAWGAGPHSCLGQRLAVQIATTAVRRLFARLSKVKLALPADQLPWRPSPFMRALRSLPVQYEFADSYVPAVGRGADGGVPAAHPAPADGAGQPASRSGLWGFLRGLRRGR; encoded by the coding sequence ATGTCCCTGGAACCGCTGCTGACCAGGGCGTATGACGCGGACCCCGCACTCGTCCACGAACGGCTGCGCGGCAGGTACGGCCCGGTTGCCCCGCTCGATCTCCTCGGGGTGCCGGTCTGGTTCGTCCTTGGTTACGAGGAGGTCCTCAACGTCCTGCAGAACAAGGGTGGCCTCTGGAGCAAGCGTGTGGACAGGTGGCGGGCGAGCGCGGAGGGCCGGATCCCGGCTGACTGGCCGCTGCTGCCCGTCTTCCAGATCAACAACTCGGCGTTCTCGGAGGGCGCCGCGCAGCGCCGGTTCCGTGCCGCGTGGACGCAGGCGCTGGCGCCGTTCCAGGACCAGTCCCAACCGCAGGCCCAACTGCTGGAGCGGGCGATCGAGCAGTACGCCGACGACCTCATCGGCGTGCTGGCGGAAGGCGGCTCCACGGGGTTCGCGGATCTGGCGGCGCAGTACGCCCGGCCGCTCCCGTTGATGGTCGCCAACCGCATGCTCGGCTTCACCGCCGAGCGCGGCGAGGAGGTGGTCATGGACATCTGGCGGTTGGTCGACGCGGGGCCGGATGCGGCGGCGGCGTTCGAGCGCCTGTACGCGGCCATGACGGAGCTCGCGGCGACCGTGCGGGAACGCCCCGGCGACGACCTGGCCTCGTACATGATGGCGGCCAACCCGGACTTCACGCTGGACGAGCTGGCCCGCGAGCTGCTCATGCTGCCCGGCCTGCTCGACTTCACCGCAAGCCTGGTCTGCAACGTGGTCGTCGAGGTCGTCTCCAACCCCGACGTGCGGGCCAGCCTGTCGGTCGGCGCGATCGACGAGACGGTGAACCGGGTCGCCCTGCTCAACCCGCCCATGGCCAACCTGACCTTCCGTTTCCCGAGGGCGGACGTGAAGATGGGCAACTACACGATCGCCGCGGGCGATGCGGTGATGCTCTCCGTCGCGGGCGCCCACGCCGATCCGCGGTTCTCGGGGGCGCTCGACCGGCAGGCCATCCGCAGCACCCGGGCGCACCTGGCCTGGGGAGCGGGCCCGCACAGCTGCCTGGGGCAGCGGCTGGCGGTTCAGATCGCCACGACCGCCGTGCGCCGCCTCTTCGCCCGGCTCTCCAAGGTCAAGCTGGCGCTCCCGGCCGACCAGCTGCCCTGGCGTCCCTCTCCCTTCATGCGGGCGCTGCGCTCGCTGCCCGTCCAGTACGAGTTCGCCGACAGCTACGTCCCCGCCGTGGGCCGCGGTGCCGACGGCGGCGTACCGGCGGCACATCCGGCGCCGGCGGATGGGGCCGGGCAGCCGGCGTCACGTTCCGGGCTGTGGGGCTTCCTGCGGGGGCTGCGCCGCGGACGATGA
- a CDS encoding TerC/Alx family metal homeostasis membrane protein: protein MGTLLVAPDQGTIASPGLWAITVAGLVLLLGIDVVLTRRPHDVHMREAVAWSAFYLVLPVGFCAYLWGAFGTGTAVDFFTGYVVEKSLSVDNLFVFMLLLTAFAVPRELTQRVLLYGIIGALVLRAVFIALGAAALQSGTWAFLLFGAVLIATAVKVVKGDDQEVDVSSMRSVRLLRRFVPVTGDYRGFRLVVREQGRLAITPLALATVAVFATDIVFAVDSVPAVYGVTEDPFLVFATNAFALLGLRALYFVLRGALTKLRHLNYGLAAILALIGVKLVLHWAHGLWAWVPEIPTLASLGVIVAVLLTVTLTSLYADRHAAPAPEGGDDAGSPEPEPADTRRDT from the coding sequence ATGGGGACACTTCTGGTTGCGCCCGATCAGGGCACCATCGCGTCACCCGGCTTGTGGGCGATCACTGTGGCCGGCCTGGTCCTGCTGCTGGGGATCGACGTCGTGCTGACCCGGCGCCCGCACGACGTGCACATGCGCGAGGCTGTGGCCTGGTCCGCCTTCTACCTGGTGCTGCCGGTGGGCTTCTGCGCGTACCTGTGGGGCGCCTTCGGCACCGGCACGGCGGTCGACTTCTTCACCGGGTACGTGGTGGAGAAGTCGCTGTCGGTGGACAACCTGTTCGTGTTCATGCTGCTGCTGACGGCGTTCGCGGTGCCGCGGGAGCTGACCCAGCGGGTGCTGCTGTACGGCATCATCGGGGCACTGGTGCTGCGGGCGGTCTTCATCGCGCTGGGAGCCGCGGCGCTGCAGAGCGGGACGTGGGCGTTCCTGCTGTTCGGGGCGGTCCTGATCGCCACCGCGGTAAAGGTGGTGAAGGGGGACGACCAGGAGGTCGACGTCTCCTCCATGCGCAGCGTACGGCTGCTGCGCCGCTTCGTCCCCGTCACCGGCGACTACCGCGGGTTCCGGCTGGTGGTGCGCGAGCAGGGCCGCCTGGCGATCACTCCGCTGGCCCTGGCCACCGTGGCGGTGTTCGCCACCGACATCGTCTTCGCCGTCGACTCGGTGCCCGCCGTGTACGGGGTGACCGAGGACCCCTTCCTGGTCTTCGCCACCAACGCCTTCGCGCTGCTGGGCCTGCGTGCCCTGTACTTCGTGCTGCGCGGCGCGCTCACCAAGCTGCGCCACCTCAACTACGGCCTGGCCGCCATCCTGGCGCTCATCGGCGTCAAGCTGGTGCTGCACTGGGCGCACGGCCTGTGGGCGTGGGTCCCGGAGATCCCCACCCTGGCCTCGCTGGGCGTCATCGTCGCCGTCCTGCTCACCGTCACGCTCACCAGCCTGT